The Setaria viridis chromosome 6, Setaria_viridis_v4.0, whole genome shotgun sequence genome includes the window TTAATTAAAATCCCAAACGCTCAGAATTTAATTAAAATCCCAAACCTCAGAAACTTATCAAGCAGTAGTCACCATAGTATCTAAGCAGAGCATGATGATAAAAGCTACGCGCAATCAATCACTGAGCTATATACATGGTCAATATGGGGATGCCAACTTAGTTCACTGATCAAAGCTTTTACTGGCCATAGCGAAGTAAATATCTCAAAAGCATTAAACCAAGCTTCAGGAAAGAACAGGGCCAAGAGAACAAACAAACATAGACACAAACACACCATTAGGCTACTGACTATGCATAATGTCCATGCATTTGCACTGAGCTGCGCAAATAACCTCCACCTTGCATCACATGTATCATTagcacattgcatcaacttgaAACAATACCGTGAGAAAGCAAGTTCTAAGCTCCAGTATGCTTCAAAACATATAAGGTAGCAGCCACCGAAATATCTGAACACCATACTCAGCCACGAATGCCTAAAATATATACATGGAGATGAATCGCAACGATGTCATGTCGCAGGCCTCTTTCGCAGTTCAACGATAATGGATGGGAACTGCTGCACCAGCTGCACAAAACCATCAGTTAACACAGCCTTCCTGAAATTTTTCTCCATTGCAAAGAAGTCAATGCACTTGATCTTCAACTCCAGGCAGTTGTACATTTCAGCACAAGCTAAGGTAGCGGCAACTGTATTGACAAACACATTGTCCCACAATTTCTGAGCACACATAAGCTTCAGTCGGTCCAATGCATACCGGTCAGCTGCAGCTAGTAGATGCCGGATCATCTCAGTGGGGCAATCACCAAGCAGCTCGCcgtctacaggaaaggtgtctGTGTACATGAACCGAAGCATGAGTTTGAATGTTGCAGGGGCAATGTCATGTAAGGTGATGGATGGTGCTGTAGCCTCAGCCATGGAACCAAGGAGCTCCGCTCTAAAGACCGGCGAGCGAGCAGCAAGCACCGCTCGGTGTGCGTGGAACGTCTCACTGTCAACGATGAACGACACATCTGCCCCATCTGTGCTATCCAGCATGTTGCATAGATGTTCTACAATGTCTGAAGGTGGTACTGGAATGGAGCGGTCATTTACAACCATGATTCCACAAACGATCCTTATGTGTCCCTCCTCTGTTACATAATCTTTAACCAGATCAGTCTGTGAGACTAACCGGGAAAACCCCCAAACGTCCCATTGGAGTTGGAACAGATGAACCCCTGACCTTTTCCAAGCGGTTACTGATGGTTCCCCGTTCTTGTCCATCAAGAAGACCTCGAAGACGGCACTGACACCACTGACCCAGGGTTTGCTCACTACCTCAACGAAGACAGAGAGATACTCGCCCTTGTCATACACCGAATTAATTCCACGCGGAAAGCAGCTTATCCTCCACATGTGGCCGCCAGCAGAGAAGGGGTCTGAGAAGATGGCATGGCCAGCTTCAAGGTGCTTGTTTTTCTCGTAATCTAATCTGAATTCCTGGAAACGGAAATCAGTAGGCCGCCCATCTAACCCAGCTGAGCCGTGTTGCTTGCCCACTGCAGAATTGGCAGCTAAATTAACCAAAAACAAACGATGGCCATAAAATTAACAACCAAACATCACAAAATCAGTTATTTCTAATCCTTCCACCGTCTAATAAACATTAGGTAAAATGTTGCACAAATTCAGACTGGAAGAAAAATCTTTAACCGGCAGGAACTGAAGAGGGAGCACAAGAGGGGGCACTCACTGACTAGCCGCCTGACGTGTTGGTGTCGGTGGGACTGTTGCCTTCCTGTTCGTGGGGGCGATCGAAGAAacagtcgcgccgccgcccgccggccgctcgtCTTCCCCGCTCCCAACTTGGGTCTCCTCCAGTCGCGCACGCACCAGTCTCCCTCCCCTTGCCGGAGAAGGACCCCTCCGCGACTCACGGCAAATGCCGCGACAGGCCGATGGCCCCTCCCCGACTCTCCAGCGCCTTGCCTCCCGCAGCAAGCCTCCGCCGGACCTCGTGTTTTCGCCGCCAGCTAGGGTTTATATAGCGgcagcgcggccggccggcgcaaaCCCCACGGGCCTCGTAGACGGCTGGGCTTAGCGAGTTCAGACATGGGTTGGATGGGCTGGCTAACTGGGCTGCCAAGTTTCAGTCCAGCCTAAACAAAAGGCCTGCTCATGCAGGTAACAACATCTAGCTGGTGGGCTCGAGGTTCAACATCATCAGACTTTTTTTTAACGATCCAGGCAGAAGAACTGCcgaatatattaaaaaaaaaaaagatgaaactgAATGTACAGACAACCCAACAGTAACTGCAACAATTATGATGGTCGGTTGGAACGGACATTAACATGCACTGTACACACCAAGATACCTCTCAAATCAACTCAACAACCAATACCGTGTAGTTGGATTAAATCATCAACATAGCCAAACTCAACGCAGCTCAACAACCTACTCCGGGGCCGATCGGATCGAGACATCAACAGGAGCCGCACAACACCGTCACTCCACTCAACTCAAATTTGCATCAAGCACCACACCTGCAACTCCCTGCAGGTCTTTCGCCAACGCCCTAAGCACCTTACCCACCACCAGTAgctactttccttttttttatctttttttcttgaagAAAAGAAACTAGTCACGCCTCCGTATTAGGCATGACGTGAGCTTCCAAACAACACCTCCAACGAGGAGTGTGACGCCACTTGCGCCACCATCGCCTACCATCAGATGGTCTGCACCCAAGAAGCACGGGAGATGCTGGGGAAAATAGGCAAGTTGATTGACGCTTCCAAGGAAGTAAATGGCGCCAAAAAGCATTGTCATCATCGGCCCATTGAATGGGCAAGGCTTTCGCCATAGCTCCAAATCCCCAAGCCGAGTCTAACTGCAGGCCGCAACCTGCCCTTGCTGTGCCACAGGATGTGTTGCGTAGGCGGGCGTCCCTATTGCCACCAAATGCCACCACGTGCGTCATAGGCATCCTTGCAGTGCACAACAGCAAAGGTTGACACAAAGCAACCCCCGGGTGGCTCCGACGAGCTATTGCCACATGCTGAGCTGCAAGGTCCCCCACGTCGCTACCACTGTAGGGCCCACGTACAACCGCCGGCCAAATTGAGCAACCACCATTGCAGGCAGGCCCTTAAGACCCCCGAGCCACCTGCCCAAGGCTCATGCGAGCAGCCACTACCGCGCctatgggtccaccagaaggtttggacaatcccaaatatggggctggatATCTGCATGTGTCTGACATGGAGACATGGCgcaggacggtgtggtctacATATAATATACGGGaattagtcgaggattaggaaagtactcattgtaaacagagtagaactcctctagttgTATCTGACTattattcttgtaaacaaccaactCGTAACCCTGCCCCTGGATATATAAGCCGAGGCAGGGACTCTcttcaaagcaattcaatacaactAGCGCAATAcaacatacaggatgtagggtattacgctattcagtgGTTCGATCtagtctaaatcatgtgtcggcgtccaccttcaagttcctaatCTCAGTGAGCCCCACCAATCAATCTACTATCTTAGgcataccccttggtaggttgccgggtctaaagaCCGTTAAAGACCCTGAGCCTCCTGCCCAAGGCCCgcgcgagccgccgccgcaccccagGTCATGGTGACCACACCCACCAGCAACCTGTAGTCACCAAGGATGAACCACCGCAGGAGCTGCACCTTCGCACAGGTGGCGCCGCATAGCGCTGAGTCAGCAACCTCTCAACCGAGCGGCATGAATTCGGGTGCACTGATCATGGATCCAAACCCCCAACGACGAGACCATGGGGCCGGCGGTGTGGGCAGTGAAAGTGCATTtaggcccctaagtgggtttggTGCATTGAATGGCAAaacgattaaaggactaacttgtttgtcTAAGATTGTGAGCAGAATTCTATTCTTATACTCATATTGTAATAATGACTCATGTGTTTGAATGAGTATCATATAGCTCAAAAGGAAGATAGCAAGCAAGTGTGTAATCCCATGATACAAATAAAAGATCAATGACAAGCAAGAGTAAAAGAGAAATTTGGGGACGTATTCTATGATGGTTGATCTATAACTCTCCAAAGCATATAATGGCTTGTTTGATAAAGTAAAGGGGATCATTAAGAAAAGAATGGTAATATTCATAAGTGGATAGTTGCAAGACTTCATGCACATATTATAAAAGGGACATGTGTTTTTTGAGTTATCTATTGGTCTTATTATTGGAAGCTTGCAACTCATAAGAAattctttatcaatcaagaacaagcatttgaagcGGATTTCAAATGGGATCTTAGTGTTGAtgtcaaaagcaaagctaaactcataATGGCTTGAATGGATGAAGAGATCAAGCAAGAGATTTGCAATGAGGTACTGAGCAAGGTTTGGTCAAGTGGTGACTTGAGCCATGAATgatgctaaggtgaagtggctatcTTTTTGGGATTTCgaggtatcaagtcaagccttatCGAGGGTAGtaatgcaatgcatctaataTATTTTGGTTGGTAAAATGGAGTGGCTTAAGGATTCAAGTATGTCTTACATAAACAAAGGAGAATcctaagtcactagctcaagatggAGAATcctaagtcactagctcaagatggATGGGCTCAAGATGACAGTTATGTTAAGAGCCCTCAAAATGATTGTTGATCAAAGTATGACATGGATGAAGACTTTCAAGCTCAAGTGGAAACatagtgtttatatttattctagAGCATAAGTATGCTGTACTATCAggagggatgcaacattagctaattgacaacaccaaaagtgctcttagttgacctatgtgagTTTTACCTTGAGAAAAACCCCT containing:
- the LOC117862110 gene encoding BTB/POZ and MATH domain-containing protein 1, which produces MWRISCFPRGINSVYDKGEYLSVFVEVVSKPWVSGVSAVFEVFLMDKNGEPSVTAWKRSGVHLFQLQWDVWGFSRLVSQTDLVKDYVTEEGHIRIVCGIMVVNDRSIPVPPSDIVEHLCNMLDSTDGADVSFIVDSETFHAHRAVLAARSPVFRAELLGSMAEATAPSITLHDIAPATFKLMLRFMYTDTFPVDGELLGDCPTEMIRHLLAAADRYALDRLKLMCAQKLWDNVFVNTVAATLACAEMYNCLELKIKCIDFFAMEKNFRKAVLTDGFVQLVQQFPSIIVELRKRPAT